TAACATAATTACAAAGCCCCGTTCCTGTAAGTCCCTATCTATGGACCAGGCCATCCCATACATGCACGGGACCTCTGAGCCGTGGTCCCTTGCCCAGGCCAGCACGGCTGTGGTCCCAGTCCTATAGGAGAATAAGGACACAGTTCATGGCGCAGCTGAAGTCATCGGCCAGGCATCCGTCAGAACCGCCACCAAAACAATGGACCCCTCTGTCCCTCTAACACAAGGTTGGTTTTAGTCAAGAGGCCGAGCGGCGCTGCAATGGACCGGCAGCAGCAATGGAACTGACAGCTACAGGTTGACCTGGCGCTGTACTGTGACGCCCCACCGCCCTCTgtcgggagaggggggggaggggggctgtttgaTTAAAATGAGGGTCGTCACCTCGAGTCTATCTGTTAAATATGCCGCTTGAAAGTGTATCCTGGTCCTGAAGGGAACAGTTTCAGTGTTTTGTGTCCGAACATGACTTTTCAGTAACGGAACGAGAGCACGGAGCGCTTAGCGGGCGTTTCACAGGCCCGACCTCGAAAGCGTGTGCCAAAAGAAAAGTTTTCTTTCTGGatgtgccgccgccgccgggcgCCCGTTAGGAGCGCAGAGACGGAGGTCAAGTCAGTCTGTGGCGGCCTGCTGTTTCATCCCTGTCTCTCCGGAGTCAGTTAATCTCAGCCCGGCGTCCTGCCGTGCCTGACCCCAACCCGGCCACCTCCGTCTCCATAACCACCGCGTCGCCGTGGCAACAAGGGCCCATACACACAGGCCCGCGGCGATGCTCTCGCGGTTTTGTGAGTGTCTAAAGAAATTTTAATACATGTGGAAAATGTGTTTGAGCTGTGGTGCGTCTGTTTGGCCCCCGAAAAGCCAGAGCCGGCTGTGTCAATCGCGTACTAGAACGCCGTTGTCTACTGTACTctggaaccccccccaccccacccaaccCCACCCCGCGCACGCCTCCACCCCCGTCCTTCTCCCACTCTCCATTGGAGAAACAATGGTCAAATCCATAGGCCACAAATACATGGAAAAACAAAGCACCCTGTGTGTTCTTCTCTGTCCCTCTTCCAATCAAACAAGAGTAAGACGATACAAAGAAGGCACTGACagtacagcacacacacaaacagacacacacacacacacacacgctgcagcagCCGGGCAGAAGGGTCCTTTTCATGCATTCTGCCTCTGTAGGAGGTTGGGAGTTGGTTTATGCATGACAGCTGAGTCCATCCTCCCGTCACATTAATCACACCACGAGCTCGATGCAACTTAAATGACCCGTTTTCTGAAGGGGAATCGACATGGGACCGTTTAGTACATATGGGAATATCTCTATTTACATGGGGTGAAAGCGTGGACACATTTCCCATtcgattcaatgagaaagtgtgtccagacCTTCGAATGgtgccgcgtgtgtgtgtgtgtgtctgtgtgtgtgtgtgttggtgtgtgtgttagtggctGGGTGGGTGCAGAGCTGCATTGCACTCTGTGTTGAAGAGCGAAAGGCTCCAGCGTTTTTCACTAAACATTTGACACAGTCTGACAGTCCCACTGCTGCCCTCCGTATGAAGCCCTGTATAAAAAGCGTATTCACACCCCTCTGTGAAGGACTGGGATGCCACTGTGTTGTGCTTATTATTTGAGTTGCCATAATCGcacctcatgtgtgtgtgtgtgtgtgtgtgtgtttctgtttgtgtgtgcgtccagaTGGCCTCTCTGTGCTGGCATGACTTCATCCACATGCTAAACCTACGCAGACGTCCCATGGGATACGTCATAGCTGCCCACACCAACTCCACAGCAGCTAGAACAGGCATTTGAAGACGAACCGTTTGTTAACGCAGACGCGGAAATCTCACATGGAGATGATGattcatgcttttatttaactCCATTGACACCTGTGTTTTCCAAATACCTCATTTCAAAGCAGCTATAAGTTGATATAAACCATTTACTGTATGTGTTCATATTGAATGACAGAGTGTGAAAGGGGAGCTTCGCAGTGACCAACCTGACAGGGAGCTCTCTTGTTTTTAGGGAGTTTTATGTTGAGTTTTTGCTCATTCCGACGCACAACTTTACGGTTTTGGGTCACTCACCCGGCTCTCACAGCATTTCCAGCCGCATCAAAAGTAGCTCTAACAATCCAGGGAACACAACTCATTAAACAGCAGACACAGTTCACTATCTGGTGAACATAGTGGAGCATTCAGCGCTTAGAGAGTCCTacgagttggtggagaccaaacttGGAGCAAAAAGGGAGACAATATTGTCTTGCTATAAATTGGAGAGGAAGTGGTCACACATGTGCGATATTAAGATCGGCGAATATCCACCTAATGAATGACCTTTGTCCTTAAGGCTCTAACACCCTAATGGAACTGagctcaaatgtaaaaaaaaaaaactgcccaCCACTCGTGTCACTCTAAGACCACGATCTGTAACGATGGCTCACTAATAGACAAAACGTTCTTGAACGgctaaaaaacagcaaaaatagTTGGGCACAACATATGTAATGCAGATTGATGTTATTTCCTTTTCACCCACCTTGTGTTCAGTTACTCTGCATGCTCAGGCGGGAGCCGATAGTGGAGTAACACTAAAGGAAGGTCACGCCCTCACTCCCCTTGGACTAAAGCACTGTGCACCACCTGCCTGCTTCACATTCTATTCACCGGTTTCATCTGAATACTCCCACCTCCCTCTTTTCTATCACATGTGTATTTAAGACCAGACCCCTTTTGGATTTGTGCTCTACAAAAGGGCTCCACTAAGACAAGTATTATCCGGTACTACAAGTATCAAATAATACTattatacttatatatatatgctattGAATAACAGTATTTGATAAATCTATTTAGTTTatcatcaaatcaaatgttaaaACTGATTTGGTTTCTTGTTCTGAAAGAAAGATCATCACCTTTTAATTGACAGCCTTTAGTTCCCAAAGGTATGCAGTTAATTAAAGCATGAGATGGAAATGAAATCTATCAAAAAGTTATCAAAAGTAAGTGCCCCTGTGCAGTACTTGGGTCGGTGTCCTGCCTTACTTACTGAATGATGTGCTGCCTATCGAGTCTCTGTGGGGAGGGTTCGGGTTGACAGAAGTGGAAACTGTATATTTGGTGAAGAGCAAAAAAAGAATCTAAATTTAATGAAGAGCAGCGTCCACAGAGAAAACGTCTACATCAGCAAGGGCCTCAACTTCAAACTTTTCCTTTCTCCCAAGGAGGCCTCGAGATTTATAATGTGACGGTGCGGAAATGTGCTGAGCCTTCAAGGAGGCTGCGGAGAACAACGAGCACAAGGGCTTTGAATTATTCAGGTtgaaatcaaatcacagcaggacATCCCACCCGACCCCCCTCTCAAAAAAATCATAAAGCCTATGTTggatgtctttttcttttatggtTTGTTAGAATGAGCAGTGAGTTCACAGACTGCCGCTTACACCCTGACCTCTAGTGTCGGCTCTGAGTATTGCATTACGTTTTCgcttcttttaaatgaaaatcaccCAATGTAGAAAACAtcacttttattcatttgttcacATGGTTGAgctggtcgcccccccccccccccccccccacacctggaGAACGCAAACAGCGATGGAAGCAGGAACTATCTGTACAGACGCAGGCAGCTTGGGGCGCTTCAGCAGATTGTCGAGCGCTCGTGTGATGATTTCAGGCACAACGGACtcaacctcccccctcctcccccccacggGGGACGTGTGgactggggggggagggggacacagTCTCTGGCGCTGCTTTGGTCACAGCTCCTCCTTGCCGCTCTGAGAGTCTGAGGACGACGCGGCGTTGGCTTCGGCGTTTTTGGAGTCCTTCTTGGTGACTTTTACCGTCTTTTTTGCCGCCGGTTTTGCGTCCTTTTTGGCCGCCTGCTCGGGTTGCGTCTTAACCGTCTGCTTCCCGTCCTTTTTGGCAGCAGGTTTGGCTTTGCTCGCCGCCTTGGCCTTCGCTTTCGGAGCGGCTTTGACCTTGGCGCCTGGTTTCGTTTTGCCGACCGGCTCCGGCTCCGCCTCCGCCCGGTCCTTTGCCGGGTCGGCGGCCACGTCGCCTGCCGGCGCGTCCGGCCTCAGCTTCGCCGGCGCGTCGCCCCTCGTGCCGTCTGTCTTTCCCTGGTCCGCCCGTGCGGCAGGTTCAGCCGTGGTCGGTGGGGCCTCTGAGGCGCCGCTCGCCTCCTTCTTGATGAACTCTGCGTTCACCGGCGTGGAAAACATATCCAGCATCTCCTGAGCTTGGATTCTCTCCTGCGGAAACGGAAGAAAAGACAGTTGATATTACTCTTTAAAAGAGTATATAACCCCCTGTTATTATTTAAGGATCTTGTAGTCGTAACGAATGATGTGATGTGCCAGAAAAAGTGATTTCAAACAGCAAACGATGCTGCTGGTAAAAACTACCACTGCACAGCGTTCGTCCTCGGCGATGGTGCGTACCTTTTCCTCGTGGGCGGGATCCAGCGTGAACCACAACGCCACCGCGCACCTCTGGCCCCCGGTGACGGCTCTGACGCCGTGGGGGTTTTCCCGCCCGGCTCCGAACCCGACCACGCGACCGCACCGCGGACGCACCTCGGCCTGCAGGAGTCCAGAAGCAGAGACCCGTGACACTTGCCATCATCTCCGGCGGGAGATTATGTGTTTTCGATAcggtgtgtgcgtccgtgcatCTGTCTGTCAGTCGAAGGCTAATCATGCAGACTACGGGAAACACACAGCCATGTGTTCTTGCACCTGTCTGGCAATTCACACTGAAAAAACACATCATCTATGACAAcgatacatatatacacaactATGCTGACATATATCACAACTGCATCAGTTACTTTCTGTTTCAGATTACAAAATGTTGATCGGTCGCATCAACAGGAGGAGACATGGTGAGCTAATACAGTTAACAGTGCTAACATAGCTATTAGCACTCAAAGCTTTAAGGACTAAACCAATGACTGACAGTTTCTGCTCAGGGGAAGCTTTAAACAGTCAACCTTAAGTGCAGGACAACCACCTGCATTCAAGCTGCTCGATGCGATTGGGGGTCTATTCGCGCTGCTGATGTGGCTCATTTTCATTAATATGACACAAGCGGTAATTGCAAACCTAAACTGGCGGAGACGGGCACTCTTCTGATTGAAATCGGCGCTGCACAGGTGGAGAAACAGGTGACGGAAGGAAAAGCTGGACAGTTACCGTGACTGTTTTGGCATCCAGCTCAGTGAAGATGAATTCTCCTCCCTCAAAGTCACCGTTCAGATAAAGGATGGcgctgcgtggggggggggagacgtcaGGAGGTTATGCAGGTGCCCGTCACTGGGACTCTGTAGTGCACTTGCACGCGTCTCTGTGCACGCGTGCTCACCTgtagtctctgtgtgtgtatgcgggAGGTTCCTTTATGCACTCGTTTAGCTCGGAGACCAGCAGACAGTTGTCCACGTGAACAGGGTGACTCAGGTCCTCGCGCTGCTCCTGCTTCTCTGGATAGACAACAGTGCAAAAAGAACAACTCAGACCGTCCAGAACGCGTTTAACGTTTTAACATGACCAGATTCTGCCAGGCCGCGTTCAACCTGTTCGCCACAGCAACTTCTACAGGGACGTCAGCGCTTTGTCCTGCTGCCCTCTACTGGCCACAGGCGATGAATGCAGACTTTCCCTGTCCCTCATTTTGACCCCCCCTTTGGACGTACCGTTGATGGCGGAGCGACAGACCAGGTGTGAGTAGGAGAAGTACAGGGGGGCCTCCAGGCGGAAGTACGACTCCAGCATCTTCTTCACCTTCTCGCTGGTGTCAAAGAACAGACGAGCGCTCTTCAGCGGAACCGTCCCCTCCTGCCCGAGCTGTGGGGGGAACAAACGGCgttgagcagcagcacatggggggggggggggcgccggacTCAACTGGTGCTTGGCTTTAACGGACCTTCACGGCCTTCAGGACGGTGACTCCCTGGAACGTCTCGctgggggagtggggggagggcCGCCCCCTGTAGCCGTCGCCTTTCACAGCAGCTGCCTGGGGAATACGCACGGCATAAACACTCTCGATCAACGCCGACACTATTGCTAACAATAATTTATGTTGAATTATTGGGCATAATAATTAGACATCTTTGCATCAATGAGTCTGTTTTAGAGGCAACAtgctgcttccttccttcctcccttccttccttcctcccatcgCTCACATTGGAGAGGCGTTGCAGCTCCCTGCACTCGTCCTCGCTGGTCACCCCGTCCAGCAGCACCCGCTGAGAGCCGTTCAGCTGACTGGCCGTCATGGTCACCTTGATGTCGCCGGGCAACGGGGCGCCGCCTGGAGGAGACAGGACGCGGGGTAAAGAGGCCGGAGGGCCCTATTGAAGCAATCGGCAGCCGCGAGTGCGACTTTAAAAAAATGGCACACAATCGTGGCGCAAGGCCGAGCGTGAGGGACGAAGAGATCTGAGGGACAGGACAGGTGCTGCATGTGGACGTCAGTCTCCAAATCTCCTCTTTGTCCAATCATCAGCTCCTTTTGGTGGCACATGAGCACATGCAGCGGTGATGTAAGctttggacacaccttctcattgcATGAGGAAATGGGTCCAAAGTGCAGCTCACTTTCTGGTCAGTGGGCCCTTTAAACAGCAGGAGAGTAAGAGCTCTTTGTTGGTCAATGATGCGTTCTGCTGCCTGGAGATAGAAGTGCGCCGAGAAGCCACCACACACACGAGACCAACCAACCCATTGCCAAAGGTACGTTGGTGGAAATCTAGTCTATTTTTACTGTGGATTTGTTTAAATATGAGCGCACAACGAGGAACAAATGCTCCATCGTCTCCCTGACATGACGGGTTCTCTCGTCATCCGGGTGTAATATTCACCTTCCTGAGGCGCTATGATCATGGCCATCTCCGAAgaatccttcttcttctcctcgacCAGAGTCTCAATCTCCTTCATGAGGTTTCCTATCTCCTCCGTGATCCTCGCCGTGGTTTCTCTGTCCGCCCTGAGTCACGGAAAAGGCGGAATGACATCACTTCCACAGCAAACGGattctgtgtaaatgtgtgtgtgagaaagaggcTTCGTGGTCAATCCTACTTCTGCTTGTCCCTCAGCTTCTTAGGCATGACATCTTCGGGAGTCCACGCGTCCTGAATGCCGGGGGAGACGGTAAAAAAGGCACCAGTCAAACACCACCAGTCAGCAGAATGTGCTCCGCGGCGACGGACTTATTCACTCACCGGATCGACAAAGGTGATTCCGAAGGCTTCGTATCCAAAGTAGAGCAGCTCTTTTTCCAATATGGACTGCTGGATGTGCAGCTGCACCACCTGGAGGaaagacagagaaaaataaagcatCATGTATAGTTCTAAAATGTAAAGTATACACATGAATAGATGTGTTTTTAGCATTTGTACTGTAGGTAAACGGTCACTTAAAAACCCCTGAATTCACAAATAACCACGTGGGGTCATGAGCATCATTTATattaaatgtcttcattttgtAATATGGTCATTGGGAACAACACGAACAATGAAATACACAGATTGAACGGCTTCTCGGAGCATATGAAGCCTCAAATCTCAAAACAAACCCCACTCATTGCTCCTTCGAGAGGCAGGAAACAGTTTTGGGACCTTTTTTCGGGTCCTACCTGTCTGGCGGCGACGGCGCGCGCCTTGTCTTCGCCCAGCACGGCGGAATAATAAGCCAGGTTCTGGCTCATCACCTCGTCCCCGGGGTGGAACAGCAGGAAGGTCCGGGCACACTCGACGGCCTGCTCGTACTTCTCGcctggaggggaaggggggggacagacagagTGAGGAGGCCTCCCGCCGAGAGACGCTCGCGCGGCTCCGCTTACGGGGGAAGCGCGGCCATCGAGTGGCCGCCTACACGTGAGCGCGACGCAAAAATCGTGTCGGAGCATTGCCGCTTTGTCGACGGGGAGCCTGCGTCGACTCGCTCCCGGGACGTTGGACGAGGGGCCGCCCGCGTACTCACTGTTGTAGTAGGAGAACTGCAGGTAGTTGAAGTGCGCGGGCAGGAAGTCCTCGAAGGGCTCGTCTTTGCCCGCCGTTGAGGCCAACTCCACCGCGCAGTGCTGCTTGCAgctcagcacctgcatgtagtgGTCTGACGGAAGGGGCGGCGGTCAGCCGATTCTATTTGGACACCCccctaagcccccccccccccccctctccagagGACGCACGGGCCTCACCTGTCATGGTCTGGAAGAGGTCGGCGCTGTACTCCATGTAGTTGTAGCCGTCGTAGTTGTAGGAGCCCTCGCACAGCGCCCTGCACTCCTTGTCGGCAGCGAAGTACTCGTCCAGCGCCGCCTCGAAGTGGCCCGCGGCCAGGCCGAAGGAGTCGTCGCTGTAGTAGCTCTTCCCCAGCAGGAACTCCgcctgaggagagacagagcgtCGCCATGACAGAGCGGGACGGTCGCGCCGAATCACAAGTGCTACGACCTGTAAAATGTAATAGTGCGGTAACAACAGAGTGGACGCGAGGTCTTTTGTTTTGGGGTCAGAATCCGACCGGCGCCAACTAGGTTTTAACCTAAAGGGATTTTACTTGTGTCCATTGGTgccaagaaaagaaacacattattCAAACGAATTAAATATAACACGGCATGTCAGGAATGTGCATTGCATTGTTTGTCTTAACGTCTATTTTGCCTTGTGCCTCTGGGCCAGTGCATTGTACAGAATGGACTAACGCCATAATTCCGCAAATGTCCTCAACCACAAAGCGCTGGAAGGCGGCGGGCCGCCTCCCTCTGATGAGCGGCCAGAAGAGGCGTCGGCTCTCACCATGTGCGGCTTGGCCTCCAGATCTCTGAAGTCCTCCGGCTCCACCCCGGCCATCATCTTGTAGTAGTCCAGGTTCTGTTTCATCTCCATGTGATCCGGGTTGGCCAGGAAGAACGTGTGGGCCGCTGCTACTGCCTTGTCCATCTTGTTGatctgggaggaaaaaaaaagaaaatagagcaCATTCGCAGTCAGCTGCTTACCTTTGATTAAAGGAGCTGTTCAACAAAACCATTTACCGCAGTTCATGAAGCCCTTCGTGATACAGGGATTAGGATACAATGTATTGGGATACTGTCTGCAATGTGAtatatgttgtattttttaaataaatcaaattttttaaacacacaaacccatGATATTGAGCAGCCGTGTGTTTGAACgcaacacaaaatgaaacaatctTATCCATGGAACTATTAATTTTAAAACCAACAGTGATGATTTGAGAATAAACACGGCCTCACAAGACATAGTAACGCGATACACAACAGTATCGATATGTGTTTACACCCCTTCTAAGAATCATCCTTCAAATTCacggtttatttttattctcacACATATCTCAGTGATAGTTTTTAATTCTGCAACAGGCTTTTAAAGTTTGGTGCTGCGTTCAAGTTCCGTCTGAGGGTCGTATTTTTTTGCTAAAACTCAATCCAAGAAAACTgctaatgtgaaaaaaaaaataacatcctCGCGCATCCCATCGCTTCCCACGGAGTCCGTCCCACTTGGACGCTACAAGTACTCCAGAACTCCTGCGCTTCGTGTCGGGGAAAGAGTGAGTGTGTACGTAGCATTTGAAGGCCACACGTTGGGCCTCTTCACTGCTGGATCCCTGAACGTCTGCACGCGAAGCCTCCACAGAAGCGGACTCCACCTTAAAGACGTGGCACGCTTTGCGATGGTTtcgggggagttttttttttttttggtagtgTCCAACTGGGTTTTGTTTATAACCTGCGACCGGTGACGCGTTTTCACAAGGACAACGTTAATTGGagttaactttaacttttcCGACATGCGTGACTCGATTACCTTAAAATATGCCACTTGCAGGTAATTGTACGGGGTCCTCTTCTTGAACTCCAGCTCCACTTCTGCGGTGACCCAGTGCACCGTCGGGGTGCCCAGTTTCTCCGCCTCGCACGAGTTCACGCAGTCGGCCCGCTTGAGGATCTTCTGGAAGAAGCCCAGGTCCTCCACGGAGCCGGCGCCCGGCACGGCGGCTCCCGGGCCGGACGAGGGACCCCCGAAGGCGGTCTGGTTGGCGCAGCCCAGCCGGCACTGAGCCTTGACGCTGCGGACCGTGGCTTTGTTCCGCAGCGCCTTCTCCATGTTCAGGATCACCGTCAGCCAGTCCCCCTTGTAGTAGGCTTCCACCGCCGTGTCGAAGAGGGAGTCGAAGGGCTCCAGAGGGTGCGAGGCGCACGCGGCGAGGGAGAGGCAGCAAAGCAGCAGCGCGTAGCGGGACTCCATGATGCTGAAAACCCGCCGGGGCTCCGCAGCCCGATCCAGGAGGTTAGACGCCGGTGGGAGGCGGAGAGGTGTCCACTGGTCGGGGAGGCGGGGTTCTGGCACACtcgagccccccctcccccggaagACCCCGGTCgttgtaataatgtaataaagcTTGACTTAAATGTGTACTTCTCATTTACAGTAGAACTGTGTAAAATAATCACATCAACCGGACAAAAAAACCCCCCACTAAAAATCGAAGCAATATCATATCATCGTCAACAAGGACCACGCTTCTAAATGTAATTACACATAAAACTCAAACTAGGAGCAATAAATgggatttttattttgcttttttaagAAACTCGAGTGTCCACAGTGATCAGCTGCATAGAAACCGGAAAATATGACTTTAACAACCTGATGGTGCGACTTTTTGGCAAAGTTATCAAAAACagccaaaaaagggaaaagagcaCATTTGGCATCATATGAACAATATGTTCATGTCATACGTTTTTTCTCAGTATGTATTGGATTTCTGCGTAGGAAGAAGCCTATCGTATTATAAAGACAAGCACAAATGACTAAAGCCACTACTTTTAGAAGAATATGTAACCAttgacatgtaaaaaaaagacctgctcgcaagtgtatttttaattttatttgatacTATGTTATAAATAGTTACTTGGTGAAATAATACTACACATTTTGATGAAAATATATGTCCCACATTTTGTTGTTACAGGAAACCTGCAAATgcaatacatataaatatttatgcACAAACCAGTAGTGGTGAATAGTTAATGCTCTCTCATCTGCTTACGTATATCACATTATGTTACGAAATTAGTACTTTTActattaaagtacatttattcgcAAATATTTAACTATTATTTGAGTTAAGTATGCAGGACGTTTTCCTGATGTGCTTTGTGATAATACCTTAGTTatcccaaaaaaaagaataaatataaaatgggAAATACTTCTAGCCCATCGtgaaaaaaacccaacttgtGTAAGTGTGAGCGCAATGCATCATGGGGGAAACCATGGAAGGAAATGGCAAGAAACCTAAAGCCAAGACTGTTGTCAATGTAATGCGCCTCTGCGTTTATCCCGCGCCTCTGTGGTTTAATGCAGTGTTCAGCTGCGGATGGAATAAACGTGTGCCAACAGCTTTTATGGAGGGAAATCGCAACTCTGCTTTTTTGATTTCTCAACAGTGACACATCTTCTCCgttttaaatgttctgttgcGGGGATGTTTTTATGCGCCCGAAAACTCACACGAGTAATCATGTGAATATACTATTGAATATACTTGTTAAAATTGTCCCATTGTAATTCATTTGCAAAGGAATGTTTCACGTTGCAAACATACATTTATCACGTTAAAAAAATATCCaacaaagctttttatttattatttccttaCAGGCACATATTAGGTCTACCATCAGTTCAAAATGGGACGGAGATTTAGGACCCCGTCGAACCTCAGGTAGGTATTCACTATTCAGCCTGTTAGGAAACCAGCAGTCGGAGCTTTAAATATCCTCTGTGACAGGCGTTTGTCGTGAAAAGGTAAAGAAGAAGATGGAAAGGACGGTCAGCCTCCCGAATCAGCCCGACAGAACCACCACGGGTAAGAGAAGCGTGTCCCGTCCGAGCCGTTATACGTGTCTACGCTGTCAAACCGTCCCTGCGGTCTCAAAATCACCTCGCAAGGTGTCTCGCAGAGCTGCCCGTCGCTGTGAATGGGATTACACTCCCTCAGATGAACCAGCTCCACTTCCCGCACTCCTCTTATTCATAATGGGTTCAGAAGTGGTCGTAGGAGCAGCTGTCGTGGTCGTGCAGTAAGTCACACCATGCGTTATACAATGGTGACGTAACTGTactcgtgcgtg
The Gasterosteus aculeatus chromosome 17, fGasAcu3.hap1.1, whole genome shotgun sequence DNA segment above includes these coding regions:
- the p3h1 gene encoding prolyl 3-hydroxylase 1; translation: MESRYALLLCCLSLAACASHPLEPFDSLFDTAVEAYYKGDWLTVILNMEKALRNKATVRSVKAQCRLGCANQTAFGGPSSGPGAAVPGAGSVEDLGFFQKILKRADCVNSCEAEKLGTPTVHWVTAEVELEFKKRTPYNYLQVAYFKINKMDKAVAAAHTFFLANPDHMEMKQNLDYYKMMAGVEPEDFRDLEAKPHMAEFLLGKSYYSDDSFGLAAGHFEAALDEYFAADKECRALCEGSYNYDGYNYMEYSADLFQTMTDHYMQVLSCKQHCAVELASTAGKDEPFEDFLPAHFNYLQFSYYNSEKYEQAVECARTFLLFHPGDEVMSQNLAYYSAVLGEDKARAVAARQVVQLHIQQSILEKELLYFGYEAFGITFVDPDAWTPEDVMPKKLRDKQKADRETTARITEEIGNLMKEIETLVEEKKKDSSEMAMIIAPQEGGAPLPGDIKVTMTASQLNGSQRVLLDGVTSEDECRELQRLSNAAAVKGDGYRGRPSPHSPSETFQGVTVLKAVKLGQEGTVPLKSARLFFDTSEKVKKMLESYFRLEAPLYFSYSHLVCRSAINEKQEQREDLSHPVHVDNCLLVSELNECIKEPPAYTHRDYSAILYLNGDFEGGEFIFTELDAKTVTAEVRPRCGRVVGFGAGRENPHGVRAVTGGQRCAVALWFTLDPAHEEKERIQAQEMLDMFSTPVNAEFIKKEASGASEAPPTTAEPAARADQGKTDGTRGDAPAKLRPDAPAGDVAADPAKDRAEAEPEPVGKTKPGAKVKAAPKAKAKAASKAKPAAKKDGKQTVKTQPEQAAKKDAKPAAKKTVKVTKKDSKNAEANAASSSDSQSGKEEL